In Brassica rapa cultivar Chiifu-401-42 chromosome A06, CAAS_Brap_v3.01, whole genome shotgun sequence, a single window of DNA contains:
- the LOC103871320 gene encoding uncharacterized protein LOC103871320, which yields MLCACYHQPLPASTSVLNRHAKQTESLGRKQVFLFLSSSPSTSSLRGHQWQICNYPKVGLRLKPKASVVPPSESGDITTFLLVSVAMISMYLVANFVVPSLLFKSLQGEEEEDSD from the exons ATGTTGTGCGCATGTTACCATCAGCCATTACCTGCCAGTACTAGCGTCTTGAACCGGCACGCGAAGCAAACAGAGAGTCTGGGAAGAAAACAAGTGTTCTTGTTCTTATCCTCATCTCCTTCAACTTCAAGCTTAAGAGGACATCAATGGCAAATCTGTAACTATCCAAAAGTTGGGCTCAGATTAAAACCAAAAGCTAGTGTGGTGCCTCCGTCTGAATCTGGTGATATCACCACCTTCCTCCTAGTAAG TGTAGCAATGATCTCAATGTATTTGGTAGCGAACTTTGTGGTTCCGTCATTGCTTTTCAAGTCGCTCCAaggtgaagaggaggaagacTCTGATTGA
- the LOC103871318 gene encoding protein MAINTENANCE OF MERISTEMS isoform X2, producing MANPSSSSSHPITEEREEVMVFEKGHTFIKTHFLKPIATSSVAVAELPRQRLSVSSSPSELLKRLSSAKSLSGFWVAERRFVSWVGKMEALHEPTWRKAGIFEAIKASTYNITKNPSLLLSVSQKWCPETNSFVFPWGEATVTLEDVMVLLGFSVLGSPVSDSVHSSEMEDAVEKLEEAWEEKKAGHGMVREEPWTSRFFGRGDLEHEAFLVLWLSLYVFPAMRTRRSISKRVVPIAVRLARGERIALAPAVLAGVYKDLGQISGRCDGKLNLKSLLKLVQVWTWERFKDLRPKPRDIPKGEPRIAQWDSLQQRHKNVRLRFDDFEWRPYTKPLKNWNPLRFYIEEAKWVTVGKSLGDEFAPFARCVRVSQLVGDGFVESYYPNRVAMQFGLAQDLPGLVTRHGDFTEKEAWDDYNKSLDGLKLYMPSRLASGSVTARYRDWWVKETTETLNARNRFDDDAVSPKVLPLSQVVQNLEKSFTATRSSMRRLANKDKIGELVKSLVSSRWKMKGAQEHDEEEEEEEEEDNMTIAQIRSRRKYSDADKAGGDVSEPLGKRRRKFQVMDSDDDSGSCQKLASVKIEERNEEYDETASNIQQMTKQVCDDEVNETGDTPGKRSMIADEAKKANCWLLEEREKKRCNEKRREDILEKLKLRNLSIKEKELKLEARIMEVEKTLRKIRESNTRGNKIKIEASA from the exons atGGCGAacccatcttcatcttcatcacatCCCATCActgaagagagagaagaagtcATGGTTTTTGAGAAAGGTCACACCTTTATCAAAACCCACTTCCTAAAACCCATCGCTACCTCTTCCGTAGCCGTAGCCGAGCTTCCCCGTCAACGTCTCTCTGTTTCATCATCTCCTTCAGAGTTGCTAAAGCGCTTGTCTTCAGCAAAATCCTTATCTGGGTTTTGGGTTGCAGAGCGTCGTTTCGTCTCCTGGGTCGGAAAGATGGAAGCTTTACACGAACCCACGTGGAGAAAAGCTGGGATCTTTGAAGCCATCAAGGCCTCGACTTACAACATCACTAAGAACCCGTCTCTGCTTCTCTCTGTTTCTCAGAAATGGTGTCCTGAAACGAACTCTTTCGTCTTCCCTTGGGGTGAAGCAACGGTAACTTTAGAGGATGTGATGGTTCTCCTTGGATTCTCTGTTCTGGGCTCCCCTGTTTCGGACTCTGTACACAGCTCCGAGATGGAAGATGCggtggagaagctggaggaagcATGGGAAGAGAAGAAGGCTGGACATGGTATGGTGAGGGAAGAGCCATGGACGTCGAGATTCTTCGGTAGAGGTGATCTGGAGCATGAAGCTTTCCTTGTCTTGTGGCTTTCCTTATACGTCTTTCCTGCGATGAGAACCCGTCGCTCTATCTCGAAACGTGTTGTTCCCATTGCTGTTCGTTTAGCTAGAGGTGAAAGGATTGCTCTTGCACCTGCTGTTCTCGCTGGTGTATACAAAGACTTGGGTCAAATCAGTGGAAGATGTGATGGCAAACTCAATCTAAAGTCTTTGTTGAAGTTAGTTCAAGTTTGGACTTGGGAGAGGTTCAAGGACTTAAGACCAAAGCCTAGAGATATCCCCAAAGGTGAGCCAAGAATAGCTCAGTGGGATAGTCTTCAGCAAAGACATAAGAATGTGAGGTTAAGGTTTGATGATTTCGAGTGGCGTCCATACACTAAGCCTTTGAAGAACTGGAACCCACTTCGGTTTTACATTGAAGAAGCTAAGTGGGTGACTGTTGGTAAGAGTCTTGGTGATGAGTTTGCTCCGTTTGCTAGATGTGTGAGAGTTTCTCAGCTTGTTGGAGATGGTTTTGTGGAGAGTTACTATCCGAATAGAGTGGCAATGCAGTTCGGTTTGGCTCAGGATCTTCCTGGTTTGGTAACTCGTCATGGAGACTTCACAGAAAAAGAGGCTTGGGATGATTACAACAAGTCCCTTGATGGTTTGAAGCTGTACATGCCTTCTCGACTTGCTTCAGGTTCTGTTACTGCAAGATACAGAGACTGGTGGGTGAAAGAAACAACTGAAACTTTGAATGCAAGGAATAGATTTGATGATGATGCTGTATCTCCCAAGGTGTTGCCTTTGAGCCAGGTGGTTCAGAATCTGGAAAAAAGCTTTACGGCAACAAGATCTAGTATGCGTAGATTAGCAAACAAAGATAAGATAGGTGAGTTGGTGAAAAGTCTTGTATCTTCAAGGTGGAAGATGAAGGGAGCTCAAGagcatgat gaagaagaagaagaagaagaagaagaagataacatGACCATTGCTCAAATTAGATCTAGGAGGAAGTATAGCGATGCAGATAAAGCTGGAGGAGATGTTTCTGAGCCACTTGGAAAAAGAAGGAGAAAATTTCAGGTGATGGATAGTGATGATGACTCAGGATCTTGTCAAAAGCTTGCTTCAGTGAAAATAGAGGAAAGGAACGAGGAGTATGATGAAACTGCGAGCAACATACAACAGATGACGAAGCAAGTTTGTGATGATGAGGTTAATGAAACTGGAGATACTCCAGGGAAGAGGAGTATGATCGCTGATGAGGCCAAGAAAGCAAATTGTTGGCTTCTTGaagaaagagaaaagaagagatgcaatgagaaaagaagagaagatatTCTTGAAAAACTGAAACTGAGGAATCTTTCGATAAAGGAGAAAGAGTTGAAGTTGGAGGCACGTATCATGGAGGTAGAGAAGACTTTGAGGAAGATCAGAGAATCGAACACCCGAGGAAACAAGATCAAAATTGAAGCTTCTGCTTAG
- the LOC103871319 gene encoding protein FATTY ACID EXPORT 5, with translation MHDFCFTIPYGMLLMVGGSMGYFKKGSIASLAGGAGTGFLVLLAGFITLKAFEKKKKSPVFAVVLQTVISAGLTFVMGQRYLKTQKIMPAGLVSGISGLMTCFYLYKILTGGNHIPKTTTKAE, from the exons atgCACGATTTTTGCTTCACTATCCCGTACGGGATGCTCCTGATGGTCGGAGGATCTATGGGTTATTTCAAGAAAGGAAGCATCGCATCTCTCGCTGGAGGTGCAGGCACTGGGTTCCTCGTCCTTCTCGCTGGTTTCATCACACTCAAGGCTttcgagaagaagaagaagtctccTGTCTTCGCTGTCGTTCTCCAGACAG TGATTTCAGCTGGTCTTACGTTCGTGATGGGACAACGGTACTTGAAAACTCAGAAGATCATGCCGGCTGGTTTGGTTTCTGGGATCAG TGGTCTCATGACATGTTTCTACCTGTACAAGATCTTAACCGGTGGCAACCACATACCAAAAACAACAACGAAAGCTGAATGA
- the LOC103871318 gene encoding protein MAINTENANCE OF MERISTEMS isoform X1, which produces MANPSSSSSHPITEEREEVMVFEKGHTFIKTHFLKPIATSSVAVAELPRQRLSVSSSPSELLKRLSSAKSLSGFWVAERRFVSWVGKMEALHEPTWRKAGIFEAIKASTYNITKNPSLLLSVSQKWCPETNSFVFPWGEATVTLEDVMVLLGFSVLGSPVSDSVHSSEMEDAVEKLEEAWEEKKAGHGMVREEPWTSRFFGRGDLEHEAFLVLWLSLYVFPAMRTRRSISKRVVPIAVRLARGERIALAPAVLAGVYKDLGQISGRCDGKLNLKSLLKLVQVWTWERFKDLRPKPRDIPKGEPRIAQWDSLQQRHKNVRLRFDDFEWRPYTKPLKNWNPLRFYIEEAKWVTVGKSLGDEFAPFARCVRVSQLVGDGFVESYYPNRVAMQFGLAQDLPGLVTRHGDFTEKEAWDDYNKSLDGLKLYMPSRLASGSVTARYRDWWVKETTETLNARNRFDDDAVSPKVLPLSQVVQNLEKSFTATRSSMRRLANKDKIGELVKSLVSSRWKMKGAQEHDEEEEEEEEEEEEEEEEEEEEEDNMTIAQIRSRRKYSDADKAGGDVSEPLGKRRRKFQVMDSDDDSGSCQKLASVKIEERNEEYDETASNIQQMTKQVCDDEVNETGDTPGKRSMIADEAKKANCWLLEEREKKRCNEKRREDILEKLKLRNLSIKEKELKLEARIMEVEKTLRKIRESNTRGNKIKIEASA; this is translated from the coding sequence atGGCGAacccatcttcatcttcatcacatCCCATCActgaagagagagaagaagtcATGGTTTTTGAGAAAGGTCACACCTTTATCAAAACCCACTTCCTAAAACCCATCGCTACCTCTTCCGTAGCCGTAGCCGAGCTTCCCCGTCAACGTCTCTCTGTTTCATCATCTCCTTCAGAGTTGCTAAAGCGCTTGTCTTCAGCAAAATCCTTATCTGGGTTTTGGGTTGCAGAGCGTCGTTTCGTCTCCTGGGTCGGAAAGATGGAAGCTTTACACGAACCCACGTGGAGAAAAGCTGGGATCTTTGAAGCCATCAAGGCCTCGACTTACAACATCACTAAGAACCCGTCTCTGCTTCTCTCTGTTTCTCAGAAATGGTGTCCTGAAACGAACTCTTTCGTCTTCCCTTGGGGTGAAGCAACGGTAACTTTAGAGGATGTGATGGTTCTCCTTGGATTCTCTGTTCTGGGCTCCCCTGTTTCGGACTCTGTACACAGCTCCGAGATGGAAGATGCggtggagaagctggaggaagcATGGGAAGAGAAGAAGGCTGGACATGGTATGGTGAGGGAAGAGCCATGGACGTCGAGATTCTTCGGTAGAGGTGATCTGGAGCATGAAGCTTTCCTTGTCTTGTGGCTTTCCTTATACGTCTTTCCTGCGATGAGAACCCGTCGCTCTATCTCGAAACGTGTTGTTCCCATTGCTGTTCGTTTAGCTAGAGGTGAAAGGATTGCTCTTGCACCTGCTGTTCTCGCTGGTGTATACAAAGACTTGGGTCAAATCAGTGGAAGATGTGATGGCAAACTCAATCTAAAGTCTTTGTTGAAGTTAGTTCAAGTTTGGACTTGGGAGAGGTTCAAGGACTTAAGACCAAAGCCTAGAGATATCCCCAAAGGTGAGCCAAGAATAGCTCAGTGGGATAGTCTTCAGCAAAGACATAAGAATGTGAGGTTAAGGTTTGATGATTTCGAGTGGCGTCCATACACTAAGCCTTTGAAGAACTGGAACCCACTTCGGTTTTACATTGAAGAAGCTAAGTGGGTGACTGTTGGTAAGAGTCTTGGTGATGAGTTTGCTCCGTTTGCTAGATGTGTGAGAGTTTCTCAGCTTGTTGGAGATGGTTTTGTGGAGAGTTACTATCCGAATAGAGTGGCAATGCAGTTCGGTTTGGCTCAGGATCTTCCTGGTTTGGTAACTCGTCATGGAGACTTCACAGAAAAAGAGGCTTGGGATGATTACAACAAGTCCCTTGATGGTTTGAAGCTGTACATGCCTTCTCGACTTGCTTCAGGTTCTGTTACTGCAAGATACAGAGACTGGTGGGTGAAAGAAACAACTGAAACTTTGAATGCAAGGAATAGATTTGATGATGATGCTGTATCTCCCAAGGTGTTGCCTTTGAGCCAGGTGGTTCAGAATCTGGAAAAAAGCTTTACGGCAACAAGATCTAGTATGCGTAGATTAGCAAACAAAGATAAGATAGGTGAGTTGGTGAAAAGTCTTGTATCTTCAAGGTGGAAGATGAAGGGAGCTCAAGagcatgatgaagaagaagaagaagaagaagaagaagaagaagaagaagaagaagaagaagaagaagaagaagataacatGACCATTGCTCAAATTAGATCTAGGAGGAAGTATAGCGATGCAGATAAAGCTGGAGGAGATGTTTCTGAGCCACTTGGAAAAAGAAGGAGAAAATTTCAGGTGATGGATAGTGATGATGACTCAGGATCTTGTCAAAAGCTTGCTTCAGTGAAAATAGAGGAAAGGAACGAGGAGTATGATGAAACTGCGAGCAACATACAACAGATGACGAAGCAAGTTTGTGATGATGAGGTTAATGAAACTGGAGATACTCCAGGGAAGAGGAGTATGATCGCTGATGAGGCCAAGAAAGCAAATTGTTGGCTTCTTGaagaaagagaaaagaagagatgcaatgagaaaagaagagaagatatTCTTGAAAAACTGAAACTGAGGAATCTTTCGATAAAGGAGAAAGAGTTGAAGTTGGAGGCACGTATCATGGAGGTAGAGAAGACTTTGAGGAAGATCAGAGAATCGAACACCCGAGGAAACAAGATCAAAATTGAAGCTTCTGCTTAG
- the LOC117126230 gene encoding putative F-box protein At1g47790, which produces MDQQEETIEQINKKKRIQSTSSFPLDLISEILSKLPAKSVGRCRCVSKLWSSITTAPYFINKFETQSRQKKPSLLVTFKKGDRLFVFSIPQDRQSSDEPHTIPSQPVHSYHMTYPKSRRFFPRASVHGLICCFQKAKKLIIWNPTTRKFYTLTKPEKRLRKYATFLLGYDPTDAKYKVLCIRFCDTTDEGCVLTLGSAQESWRRIKTNHKHYVNTYPAYVCTNGFIYYTAYTDKTDRVGFIMSFDVRSEKFRMIKYPWDTFWYFSVLIYQGTLACLRSNSPGHTMTLWILQDAEKHVWSPKDFLVPFHYYDQSLKLVCNLIGITDAGEIVYVPEKCYKSFYVIYYDSERNKFHRVEYKGIADDESRLKNGLVRSRLFNIPIVRNHMESLMSF; this is translated from the coding sequence ATGGATCAGCAAGAAGAAACAATCGaacaaatcaacaaaaaaaaaagaatacaatCAACATCCTCTTTTCCTCTCGATCTAATCTCAGAGATACTCTCAAAGTTGCCTGCGAAATCTGTTGGCAGGTGTCGTTGTGTTTCAAAGCTCTGGTCATCAATCACCACCGCTCCGTACTTCATCAACAAGTTCGAAACTCAATCCAGACAAAAGAAGCCAAGTCTTCTTGTCACCTTCAAAAAAGGTGACAGGTTGTTTGTTTTCTCGATTCCACAAGACCGCCAGTCTTCAGACGAACCTCATACAATTCCTTCTCAGCCTGTTCACAGTTATCATATGACATACCCTAAATCACGTCGCTTCTTTCCTAGGGCATCTGTCCACGGCTTGATCTGCTGCTttcaaaaagcaaaaaaacTCATAATCTGGAACCCTACAACGAGAAAGTTTTACACCCTAACCAAACCCGAAAAAAGATTGAGGAAGTATGCAACATTCTTATTAGGATATGATCCAACTGATGCTAAATACAAAGTTTTGTGCATTCGTTTTTGTGACACCACTGACGAGGGTTGTGTTTTAACATTGGGATCAGCTCAAGAATCATGGAGAAGGATCAAAACCAACCATAAGCATTATGTTAACACTTACCCTGCCTATGTATGCACTAACGGCTTTATTTATTATACAGCATATACTGACAAGACAGATAGAGTTGGCTTTATAATGAGCTTTGATGTCAGATCTGAAAAGTTCCGTATGATAAAATATCCGTGGGATACTTTCTGGTATTTTTCTGTACTCATATATCAGGGAACGCTCGCTTGTCTTAGAAGTAATAGTCCAGGTCATACCATGACATTGTGGATTTTACAGGACGCAGAGAAACATGTTTGGTCTCCTAAAGACTTTCTTGTGCCTTTTCATTACTATGATCAGAGTTTGAAACTAGTTTGCAACTTAATTGGTATCACGGATGCAGGCGAGATTGTTTATGTACCAGAAAAGTGTTACAAATCgttttatgttatatattatgattCGGAGAGAAACAAGTTCCACAGAGTTGAGTATAAAGGAATCGCAGACGATGAATCAAGGCTCAAGAATGGACTTGTAAGAAGTCGTCTGTTTAATATCCCTATTGTCAGGAATCACATGGAGAGTCTCATGTCTTTTTAA
- the LOC103871318 gene encoding protein MAINTENANCE OF MERISTEMS isoform X3, translated as MANPSSSSSHPITEEREEVMVFEKGHTFIKTHFLKPIATSSVAVAELPRQRLSVSSSPSELLKRLSSAKSLSGFWVAERRFVSWVGKMEALHEPTWRKAGIFEAIKASTYNITKNPSLLLSVSQKWCPETNSFVFPWGEATVTLEDVMVLLGFSVLGSPVSDSVHSSEMEDAVEKLEEAWEEKKAGHGMVREEPWTSRFFGRGDLEHEAFLVLWLSLYVFPAMRTRRSISKRVVPIAVRLARGERIALAPAVLAGVYKDLGQISGRCDGKLNLKSLLKLVQVWTWERFKDLRPKPRDIPKGEPRIAQWDSLQQRHKNVRLRFDDFEWRPYTKPLKNWNPLRFYIEEAKWVTVGKSLGDEFAPFARCVRVSQLVGDGFVESYYPNRVAMQFGLAQDLPGLVTRHGDFTEKEAWDDYNKSLDGLKLYMPSRLASGSVTARYRDWWVKETTETLNARNRFDDDAVSPKVLPLSQVVQNLEKSFTATRSSMRRLANKDKIGELVKSLVSSRWKMKGAQEHDEEEEEEEEEDNMTIAQIRSRRKYSDADKAGGDVSEPLGKRRRKFQVMDSDDDSGSCQKLASVKIEERNEEYDETASNIQQMTKQVCDDEVNETGDTPGKRSMIADEAKKANCWLLEEREKKRCNEKRREDILEKLKLRNLSIKEKELKLEARIMEVEKTLRKIRESNTRGNKIKIEASA; from the exons atGGCGAacccatcttcatcttcatcacatCCCATCActgaagagagagaagaagtcATGGTTTTTGAGAAAGGTCACACCTTTATCAAAACCCACTTCCTAAAACCCATCGCTACCTCTTCCGTAGCCGTAGCCGAGCTTCCCCGTCAACGTCTCTCTGTTTCATCATCTCCTTCAGAGTTGCTAAAGCGCTTGTCTTCAGCAAAATCCTTATCTGGGTTTTGGGTTGCAGAGCGTCGTTTCGTCTCCTGGGTCGGAAAGATGGAAGCTTTACACGAACCCACGTGGAGAAAAGCTGGGATCTTTGAAGCCATCAAGGCCTCGACTTACAACATCACTAAGAACCCGTCTCTGCTTCTCTCTGTTTCTCAGAAATGGTGTCCTGAAACGAACTCTTTCGTCTTCCCTTGGGGTGAAGCAACGGTAACTTTAGAGGATGTGATGGTTCTCCTTGGATTCTCTGTTCTGGGCTCCCCTGTTTCGGACTCTGTACACAGCTCCGAGATGGAAGATGCggtggagaagctggaggaagcATGGGAAGAGAAGAAGGCTGGACATGGTATGGTGAGGGAAGAGCCATGGACGTCGAGATTCTTCGGTAGAGGTGATCTGGAGCATGAAGCTTTCCTTGTCTTGTGGCTTTCCTTATACGTCTTTCCTGCGATGAGAACCCGTCGCTCTATCTCGAAACGTGTTGTTCCCATTGCTGTTCGTTTAGCTAGAGGTGAAAGGATTGCTCTTGCACCTGCTGTTCTCGCTGGTGTATACAAAGACTTGGGTCAAATCAGTGGAAGATGTGATGGCAAACTCAATCTAAAGTCTTTGTTGAAGTTAGTTCAAGTTTGGACTTGGGAGAGGTTCAAGGACTTAAGACCAAAGCCTAGAGATATCCCCAAAGGTGAGCCAAGAATAGCTCAGTGGGATAGTCTTCAGCAAAGACATAAGAATGTGAGGTTAAGGTTTGATGATTTCGAGTGGCGTCCATACACTAAGCCTTTGAAGAACTGGAACCCACTTCGGTTTTACATTGAAGAAGCTAAGTGGGTGACTGTTGGTAAGAGTCTTGGTGATGAGTTTGCTCCGTTTGCTAGATGTGTGAGAGTTTCTCAGCTTGTTGGAGATGGTTTTGTGGAGAGTTACTATCCGAATAGAGTGGCAATGCAGTTCGGTTTGGCTCAGGATCTTCCTGGTTTGGTAACTCGTCATGGAGACTTCACAGAAAAAGAGGCTTGGGATGATTACAACAAGTCCCTTGATGGTTTGAAGCTGTACATGCCTTCTCGACTTGCTTCAGGTTCTGTTACTGCAAGATACAGAGACTGGTGGGTGAAAGAAACAACTGAAACTTTGAATGCAAGGAATAGATTTGATGATGATGCTGTATCTCCCAAGGTGTTGCCTTTGAGCCAGGTGGTTCAGAATCTGGAAAAAAGCTTTACGGCAACAAGATCTAGTATGCGTAGATTAGCAAACAAAGATAAGATAGGTGAGTTGGTGAAAAGTCTTGTATCTTCAAGGTGGAAGATGAAGGGAGCTCAAGagcatgatgaagaagaagaagaagaagaagaagaaga taacatGACCATTGCTCAAATTAGATCTAGGAGGAAGTATAGCGATGCAGATAAAGCTGGAGGAGATGTTTCTGAGCCACTTGGAAAAAGAAGGAGAAAATTTCAGGTGATGGATAGTGATGATGACTCAGGATCTTGTCAAAAGCTTGCTTCAGTGAAAATAGAGGAAAGGAACGAGGAGTATGATGAAACTGCGAGCAACATACAACAGATGACGAAGCAAGTTTGTGATGATGAGGTTAATGAAACTGGAGATACTCCAGGGAAGAGGAGTATGATCGCTGATGAGGCCAAGAAAGCAAATTGTTGGCTTCTTGaagaaagagaaaagaagagatgcaatgagaaaagaagagaagatatTCTTGAAAAACTGAAACTGAGGAATCTTTCGATAAAGGAGAAAGAGTTGAAGTTGGAGGCACGTATCATGGAGGTAGAGAAGACTTTGAGGAAGATCAGAGAATCGAACACCCGAGGAAACAAGATCAAAATTGAAGCTTCTGCTTAG